One region of Camelina sativa cultivar DH55 chromosome 6, Cs, whole genome shotgun sequence genomic DNA includes:
- the LOC109133321 gene encoding uncharacterized protein LOC109133321 — protein MLLADLGEYLSQVASCANNVVLILDSIQEDDWELSNDEEKGFVCYTPDDNNLHIWPEPQEKPQALTQLLAKFNALSDHKRKNNACDLYDFPDTKGLSREDLRRHVEDLDSHLVGIKQRKLSILRRGNSKNPKLKVTGKEEEDRVSDRLGFGNDVVFGGYHETAMGSCAASEVSRDVGVSDSSLLDPFMLGFSGSDYFPTDNFGVCANGGGAWDLSWMDLDFSSTLFPAGYDPLLGATDEAGTYQTLVTNNLGSVF, from the exons ATGCTACTTGCCGATCTTGGGGAGTATCTGTCACAAGTCGCAAGTTGTGCTAATAATGTAGTCTTGATACTTGATAGTATTCAGGAGGACGACTGGGAACTTTCAA atgatgaagaaaaaggtTTCGTGTGTTACACTCCCGACGACAACAATCTCCATATCTGGCCAGAGCCGCAAGAGAAACCACAAGCGCTAACGCAGCTGTTGGCCAAATTCAATGCGTTGAGTGAtcacaaaagaaagaataatgCTTGCGATCTCTACGACTTCCCTGATACGAAGGGTTTGTCGCGTGAGGATTTGAGGAGACATGTCGAAGACCTTGATTCTCACCTAGTTGGAATCAAGCAACGAAAGCTAAGTATATTAAGAAGAGGAAACTCGAAGAACCCTAAGCTGAAGGTGACGgggaaggaggaagaagataggGTTTcagatcgattagggtttggCAACGACGTCGTCTTCGGTGGCTACCACGAAACAGCTATGGGATCTTGTGCTGCTTCCGAGGTTTCTAGGGATGTTGGTGTTTCGGATTCTTCTCTACTCGATCCTTTCATGTTAGGCTTTTCCGGCAGCGATTATTTTCCGACAGATAATTTTGGGGTTTGTGCCAACGGTGGTGGTGCTTGGGATCTTTCTTGGatggatttggatttttcttcaacATTGTTTCCTGCAGGTTACGATCCACTTCTGGGAGCCACTGATGAGGCGGGCACTTACCAAACATTGGTCACAAATAATTTAGGATCCGTCTTCTGA
- the LOC104698949 gene encoding uncharacterized protein LOC104698949: protein MGQKKKTHASRTKQSPSSAAATVTVAEVEPSEISACSFYERGFPGPDANVEPLDSPVVKLECEKALKSFGRGSYNKAIRLIKDSCSRHQDSALAHRVQGTLCVKVAAVYEDLATKNKYLRNAIESARKAVELSPNSIEYGHFYANLLYEAANDGREYDEVVQECHRALSIEYPIDPAKGSLQDETQLKILTPEARIAHVQDELRSLIQKSNIGSLSTWMSNLGKGEDKFRLIPIRRMAEDPIESNLVQTRRPNEIKKATKSREELRKEVEVRVAAARLIQQNSESSPSENVDNKGSDSALGAGQRNGERRKHGNARKNSSTVDRRDRVRSYWDSVSKEMKKELLRVKVSDLKSHFSASKDGQANEIISEALSFREGNKTWRFWLCCQCSKMFMSSEAHMQHIVQVHMCNVMPNMQMVLPQSVDPDRIDVLLSSPWKPLDLSAAVKLLPSQQKIQNSEFNNFHSGDNMEDGDDCFEDAWNDTSPEKESLGDACNGCDEKESEEVKLSIAFPPPDGWPLSDDPERAKLLGKIRAAFELLIRQNYLASSHLDKVIQFTLDKLQNIPAVSQFVNRSLNQSPICICFLGASQLRNILKFLQDLSQPCGLSRYSEQSNPINFGDLGREVTEEILFDAEDSCLLLDEKLLGTESIQEKFMGSALHNVVIASSGDIANGNNVSSSMDGFLSWIFTGPSSDEQIVSWIRTKEEKTNQGQEIMQILEKDFSHLQNLCERKCEHLNYEGALQTVEDLCLEEGRKREISAEFTHESFETVLRKRREELNESDHELVFISSRFELDAITNVLKDAESLNHNQFGYEESYGCVSSQLRDLESGETDEWGMKDSLHEADSFIETAIQKQKEHLSAELSRIDAQMMRIVTGMQQLELRLGPVSSNDYQIVLLPLVKSYMRAHLEVLAEKDATEKSDAAREALLVELALDSKKDARGRNDNSKHTLEKSKDKKKIKDTRKLKDLKATIGNDHRSNVDSIEHSLLQGASSGDHSEADVVSEAVEALKEQEEEYRRQIELEEEERKLEKSLEYQRRIEDEAKEKHMAEQQKNYSSSVPMNVAKAVYNVCTATDYLVDDLDLQEDAKSINQEKRNGRVDDLEGARVNTNGVFPSTNPCVKSDTAKTYETAFICWN, encoded by the exons ATGggtcagaagaagaaaacccacGCGTCTCGCACCAAACAATCTCCGTCGTCTGCGGCGGCGACGGTGACAGTCGCAGAGGTTGAGCCGTCTGAGATTTCCGCTTGTAGCTTCTATGAGAGGGGTTTTCCCGGACCAGACGCTAATGTGGAGCCGTTGGATTCACCTGTCGTCAAGCTGGAATGCGAGAAGGCACTCAAGTCGTTCGGGCGTGGGAGCTACAACAAGGCGATTCGTCTTATTAAGGATTCCTGCTCTCGCCATCAAGACTCTGCCCTAGCCCACCGTGTTCAGGGTACTTTGTGCGTCAAGGTTGCTGCCGTCTACGAAGACCTAGCTACCAAAAACAAGTATCTTCGGAATGCTATTGAATCTGCTAGGAAGGCTGTGGAGCTCTCTCCCAACTCGATTGAGTATGGGCATTTCTATGCCAACTTGCTTTATGAGGCTGCCAACGATGGGAGAGAGTATGATGAGGTCGTGCAAGAGTGCCACCGTGCTCTCTCCATTGAATATCCTATTGATCCTGCTAAAGGGAGTCTACAGGATGAGACTCAGTTGAAGATATTGACGCCTGAGGCTCGTATTGCACATGTCCAGGATGAGCTCAGGTCTCTGATACAGAAGTCTAACATTGGTTCGTTGTCCACTTGGATGAGTAACCTGGGCAAAGGTGAAGACAAGTTTCGGTTGATTCCCATCAGGAGAATGGCTGAGGATCCTATTGAGAGTAACTTGGTTCAGACCAGGAGGCCTAACGAGATTAAAAAAGCTACCAAGAGTCGTGAAGAGTTAAGGAAGGAGGTTGAAGTGAGGGTAGCTGCAGCTAGGTTGATACAGCAGAACTCAGAGTCTTCCCCGTCGGAGAATGTTGACAACAAGGGATCAGATTCAGCATTAGGCGCGGGGCAGAGAAACGGGGAGAGGAGAAAGCATGGAAATGCGAGGAAAAACAGCTCCACAGTGGACAGAAGGGATCGGGTTAGGTCGTACTGGGATTCTGTGAGcaaagaaatgaagaaagagTTGCTTAGAGTTAAGGTTAGTGATCTTAAGAGTCACTTTAGTGCTTCAAAGGATGGGCAAGCAAATGAGATTATAAGTGAGGCACTGTCCTTTCGTGAGGGCAATAAGACTTGGAGGTTCTGGCTTTGCTGCCAGTGCAGTAAGATGTTCATGAGTTCTGAAGCTCATATGCAGCATATTGTGCAGGTGCACATGTGTAATGTCATGCCTAATATGCAAATGGTTCTGCCTCAGAGTGTCGACCCTGATAGGATTGATGTACTTCTTAGTTCCCCATGGAAACCATTGGATCTCTCTGCTGCGGTGAAATTGCTTCCCAGTCAGCAGAAAATCCAAAACTCTGAGTTTAATAACTTTCACTCTGGCGATAATATGGAAGATGGTGACGACTGCTTCGAGGATGCATGGAATGATACTTCACCAGAGAAGGAAAGCCTTGGAGATGCTTGCAACGGTTGTGATGAGAAGGAATCTGAAGAGGTTAAGCTGTCAATTGCATTTCCTCCTCCTGATGGATGGCCATTATCTGATGATCCTGAACGTGCAAAGCTCCTTGGGAAAATACGTGCAGCCTTTGAGCTACTTATCAGACAAAACTATTTGGCTTCTAGCCATCTTGATAAGGTGATACAGTTTACGTTGGATAAACTCCAAAATATACCCGCAGTTTCGCAATTCGTAAATCGTAGCTTGAATCAGTCACCCATATGCATCTGCTTTTTGGGAGCTTCTCAACTCAGGAACATTCTGAAATTCCTGCAGGACTTGTCTCAGCCTTGTGGATTGAGTCGATATTCTGAACAAAGTAATCCCATTAATTTTGGCGACCTTGGTCGTGAAGTTACAGAGGAGATTCTTTTTGATGCTGAAGATTCATGTCTTCTTCTGGATGAAAAATTGCTTGGCACTGAGAGCATCCAAGAGAAATTTATGGGCTCAGCATTGCATAATGTAGTTATAGCAAGTTCTGGAGATATTGCTAATGGCAATAATGTGTCTTCTAGTATGGATGGATTTCTTTCATGGATCTTCACAGGACCCTCTAGCGACGAACAAATTGTGTCATGGATACGCACAAAGGAGGAGAAAACAAACCAAGGGCAGGAGATCATGCAGATCCTTGAAAAAGATTTCAGTCACTTGCAGAACCTTTGCGAGAGAAAATGCGAACACTTAAACTACGAGGGCGCACTGCAAACTGTTGAGGACCTTTGTCTTGAAGAAGGCCGGAAGAGGGAGATTTCAGCAGAGTTTACCCATGAAAGCTTTGAAACTGTTCTGAGGAAACGAAGAGAAGAGCTAAATGAGAGTGACCATGAGTTGGTGTTTATCAGTAGTAGGTTTGAATTAGATGCTATAACAAACGTTTTGAAAGATGCAGAATCTCTTAACCACAATCAATTTGGATATGAAGAATCATATGGCTGCGTGAGTTCTCAGCTACGTGATCTAGAATCTGGTGAAACTGATGAATGGGGGATGAAGGATTCCTTACATGAGGCTGATAGTTTCATAGAGACTGCGATccagaaacaaaaagaacatttgTCCGCAGAG CTTAGCAGAATCGACGCGCAAATGATGCGAATTGTCACGGGGATGCAGCAATTAGAGCTAAGACTTGGACCAGTTTCCTCCAACGATTATCAGATAGTATTGTTACCGTTGGTGAAGTCCTACATGCGG GCACATTTGGAGGTGTTGGCAGAGAAAGATGCCACTGAGAAGTCTGATGCTGCAAGAGAAGCATTACTTGTTGAGCTTGCTCTTGATTCTAAGAAGGACGCTCGAGGAAGAAATGACAATTCAAAACACACGCTGGAAAAGTCCAAGGAcaagaaaaagattaaagacACTAGGAAACTGAAAGATTTGAAG GCTACCATTGGAAATGACCATCGCTCCAATGTTGATTCAATTGAACACAG CCTCCTTCAGGGTGCATCATCTGGTGATCATTCAGAGGCTGACGTTGTTTCTGAAGCTGTTGAAGCTTTAAAAGAACAGGAAGAGGAATATAGACGCCAAATAGAGCTAGAGGAGGAGGAGCGAAAACTTGAAAAATCTTTGGAGTATCAGAGAAGAATTGAGGATGAAGCCAAGGAGAAGCACATGGCAGAACAACAAAAGAATTATAGCTCTTCAGTTCCCATGAATGTTGCAAAGGCAGTGTATAATGTTTGCACAGCCACAGATTATCTAGTTGATGATTTAGATTTACAAGAAGATGCAAAATCCATAAATCAG GAGAAAAGGAATGGACGAGTTGATGACTTGGAAGGAGCCAGAGTGAATACAAATGGTGTTTTCCCGTCAACAAATCCTTGTGTGAAATCTGATACTGCAAAG ACATATGAAACTGCTTTCATCTGTTGGAACTAA
- the LOC104791004 gene encoding L-galactono-1,4-lactone dehydrogenase, mitochondrial-like, which translates to MLRSLLLRRSVGRSLGTLSPSSSTIRHPFLPLRNLCTSGQTLTPPPPPPPRPTPPVSSTASEAEFRKYAGYAALAVFSGFATYFSFPFPENAKHKKAQIFRYAPLPEDLHTVSNWSGTHEVQTRNFNQPENLADLEALVKESHENKLRIRPVGSGLSPNGIGLSRSGMVNLALMDKVLEVNKEKKRVTVQAGIRVQQLVDAIKDYGLTLQNFASIREQQIGGIIQVGAHGTGARLPPIDEQVISMKLVTPAKGTIELSKDKDPELFHLARCGLGGLGVVAEVTLQCVDRHELVEHTYVSNLQEIKKNHKKLLSANKHVKYLYIPYTDTVVVVTCNPVSKWSGPPKDKPKYTTDEAVKHVRDLYRESIVKYRVQDSSKKSPASSEPNINKLSFTELRDKLLALDPLNDVHVAKVNQAEAEFWKKSEGYRVGWSDEILGFDCGGQQWVSESCFPAGTLANPSMKDLEYIEELKKLIEKEAIPAPAPIEQRWTARSKSPISPAFSTAEDDIFSWVGIIMYLPTADPRQRKDITDEFFHYRHLTQKQLWDQYSAYEHWAKIEIPKDKEELEALQGRLRKRFPVDAYNKARRELDPNRILSNNMVEKLFPVSSTAA; encoded by the exons atgctcCGGTCACTTCTTCTCCGACGCTCCGTCGGCCGTTCTCTCGGAACCCTATCTCCGTCTTCATCCACCATCCGTCATCCATTTTTGCCTCTCCGTAATCTCTGCACTTCCGGCCAAACATTGactccaccaccgccgccgccgccacGTCCTACGCCTCCGGTTTCGTCCACGGCCTCAGAAGCCGAATTCCGTAAATACGCCGGATACGCAGCACTCGCTGTATTCAGCGGATTCGCTACCTATTTCTCGTTTCCGTTCCCTGAAAATGCAAAGCACAAGAAGGCTCAAATCTTCCGTTACGCTCCATTGCCTGAAGATCTTCACACTGTCTCTAATTGGAGTGGTACTCATGAGGTACAGACTAGGAACTTTAATCAACCGGAGAATCTTGCTGATCTCGAAGCGCTGGTCAAGGAATCTCATGAGAATAAGTTAAGGATTCGACCCGTTGGATCGGGTCTCTCGCCCAATGGGATTGGCTTGTCTCGCTCCGGGATGGTGAACTTGGCGCTCATGGATAAAGTTCTCGAAgtaaataaagagaagaagagagttacGGTGCAGGCTGGGATAAGAGTACAGCAATTGGTTGACGCCATTAAGGACTATGGTTTGACTCTTCAGAACTTTGCCTCCATTAGAGAGCAGCAGATTGGTGGCATTATTCAG GTTGGGGCACATGGGACGGGTGCTAGATTGCCTCCTATTGATGAGCAGGTGATCAGCATGAAGCTGGTCACTCCTGCAAAGGGAACAATTGAACTTTCAAAGGACAAAGATCCAGAGCTCTTCCACCTAGCTCGATGTGGCCTTGGTGGACTTGGAGTTGTTGCTGAGGTCACCCTCCAATGTGTTGATAGACATGAACTTGTGGAGCACACATACGTCTCTAACTtgcaagaaatcaagaaaaatcacAA AAAATTGCTCTCTGCAAACAAGCATGTTAAGTACCTATATATTCCTTATACCGATACAGTCGTGGTTGTAACATGCAACCCCGTATCAAAATGGAGTGGGCCACCTAAGGACAAACCAAAGTACACTACAGATGAGGCTGTAAAGCATGTCCGTGATCTCTATAGAGAGAGCATTGTGAAGTATAG GGTCCAGGACTCTAGTAAGAAGTCTCCTGCCAGCAGTGAGCCAAACATAAATAAACTTTCATTTACAGAGTTGAGAGATAAGTTACTTGCCCTCGATCCTCTCAATGATGTTCATGTTGCAAAAGTAAATCAAGCTGAGGCAGAGTTTTGGAAAAAATCAGAAGGATATAGAGTAGGGTGGAGTGATGAAATTCTGGGCTTTGACTGTGGTGGTCAACAGTGGGTATCAGAATCTTGTTTTCCAGCTGGAACCCTCGCCAACCCTAGCATGAAAGACCTTGAATACATAGAAGAGCtgaaaaaactaatagaaaaggAAGCAATACCAGCACCTGCTCCAATAGAGCAGCGATGGACAGCTCGAAGTAAGAGTCCCATAAGTCCTGCATTCAGCACTGCAGAGGATGACATTTTCTCATGG GTTGGTATAATTATGTATCTCCCAACAGCAGACCCTCGCCAGAGGAAGGACATTACAGACGAATTTTTCCACTATAGACatttaacacaaaaacaattGTGGGATCAATATTCTGCCTATGAACATTGGGCTAAAATTGAG ATACCAAAGGATAAAGAGGAACTTGAAGCCCTACAAGGAAGACTCAGAAAACGTTTCCCAGTGGATGCATACAACAAAGCACGCAGGGAGCTGGACCCAAATAGAATCCTCTCCAACAACATGGTGGAAAAGCTCTTCCCAGTCTCCAGCACTGCTGCTTAA
- the LOC104791005 gene encoding dnaJ homolog subfamily B member 1-like, with protein sequence MGVDYYNILKVNHNATEDDLKKAYKRLAMIWHPDKNPSTRRDEAEAKFKRISEAYDVLSDPQKRQIYDHYGEEGLKSGKIPNSSAAAATSSSEASSSSSSSRYSHFHQHRQQHPPNAASFRFNPRDAEDIYAEFFGSEGGGGGSNAGGRGNRTFRNGHFNTGGGNYGANGYSGEMRRAPAVENPLPVSLEDLYSGVKKKMRLSRNVYDASGRMRVVEEILPIDIKPGWKKGTKLTFPKRGNEEPGIIPADIIFVVEEKPHPVYKRDGNDLLVNQEITLLEALTGKTVNLITLDGRTLMIPLTDIIKPDHEIVVPNEGMPISKEPGKKGNLRLKLSVRYPTRLTTEQKSDLKRVLGGVS encoded by the exons ATGGGTGTAGATTACTACAATATACTGAAGGTGAATCACAACGCGACGGAGGATGATCTCAAGAAAGCTTACAAGCGTCTCGCTATGATTTGGCACCCCGACAAGAACCCTTCGACTCGTCGCGACGAAGCCGAGGCGAAATTCAAACGGATCTCCGAAGCCTACGACGTTCTCTCCGATCCTCAGAAACGTCAGATCTACGATCATTACGGCGAGGAAGGTCTCAAATCTGGCAAAATCCCTAATTCATCCGCGGCGGCGGCGACTTCTTCATCTGaggcttcttcgtcttcttcttcctctaggtATTCGCACTTCCATCAGCATAGGCAGCAGCATCCGCCTAACGCTGCGTCGTTTCGTTTTAACCCGAGAGATGCGGAGGATATCTATGCTGAGTTCTTTGGATCtgaaggcggaggaggaggaagcaatGCTGGTGGGAGAGGAAATAGAACGTTTAGGAACGGTCATTTCAACACCGGCGGTGGTAATTACGGTGCCAATGGTTATAGCGGTGAGATGAGGAGAGCTCCAGCTGTGGAGAATCCATTGCCTGTGAGTTTGGAGGATCTGTATAGTGGTGTCAAGAAGAAGATGCGTTTATCTAGAAATGTCTACGATGCTTCTGG AAGAATGAGGGTCGTTGAGGAGATATTGCCTATAGATATAAAACCCGGGTGGAAGAAAGGAACAAAGCTCACATTCCCTAAGAGAGGCAATGAAGAGCCTGGAATCATACCAGCGGATATTATTTTCGTGGTTGAAGAGAAGCCACATCCTGTTTACAAGAGAGATGGAAACGACCTTTTGGTCAATCAAGAGATAACTCTACTTGAAGCCTTAACTGGTAAGACCGTCAACCTGATCACGCTTGATGGAAGGACTCTGATGATCCCGCTAACCGATATCATCAAACCTGACCACGAGATTGTTGTTCCAAACGAGGGAATGCCAATTTCTAAAGAACCTGGAAAGAAAGGTAACTTGAGATTGAAGCTTAGTGTGAGATACCCGACAAGGCTCACAACGGAACAGAAATCAGACCTGAAGAGAGTTCTTGGTGGGGTTTCATGA
- the LOC104791006 gene encoding protein NRT1/ PTR FAMILY 2.10-like, which yields MKSRVILNHRDKRDKNNNNNNNNSDLFCNYTQIETMERKPLEVETTTTNHHSAVDDVTSTTVDSFEEDQKKLVYRGWKVMPFIIGNETFEKLGIIGTLSNLLVYLTSVFNLKSYTAATIINAFSGTINFGTFIAAFLCDTYFGRYKTLCFAVIACFMGSFVILLTAAIPSLHPVACGNKSTCEGPSVGQIMFLLMGLGFLVIGAGGIRPCNLAFGADQFNPKSESGKKGINSFFNWYFFTFTFAQIVSLTLIVYIQSNVSWTIGLTIPVVLMFLACVIFFAGDRLYVKVKASGSPLAGIAHVIAAAIKKRGLKPAKQPWVDLYNHIPRNYVNTTLKYTDQFRFLDKAAIKTPEDKLNSDGAASDPWKLCTLQQVEEVKCIVRVIPIWLASSIYYLAISMQMTYPVFQALQSDRRLGSGGFRIPGATYVVFLMTGMTIFIVFYDRVLVPSLRRVTGLETGITLLQRIGAGIVFAILSLLVSGFIEERRRTFALTKPTLGMAPRTGEISSMSAMWLIPQLTLAGIAEAFAAIGQMEFYYKQFPENMRSFAGSIFYIGGGISSYLASFLISTVHRTTEHSPTGNWLAEDLNKAKLDYFYFMLTGIMVVNLGYFLLMAKWYRYKGSNDEDITEIETSEEVTKKQQLQDKDSV from the exons ATGAAGAGCAGAGTCATCCTTAACCATAGAGACAAAAGGGATaagaataacaacaacaacaacaacaacagcgaCCTCTTCTGTAATTACACACAGATTGAGACTATGGAGAGAAAGCCCCTTGAGGTTGAGACGACGACAACGAACCACCATTCCGCCGTCGATGATGTTACATCTACGACGGTCGATTCATTCGAGGAGGATCAGAAAAAACTTGTTTATAGAGGATGGAAAGTCATGCCCTTCATCATTG GTAATGAGACATTTGAGAAGCTTGGGATCATAGGAACATTATCGAACCTTCTTGTCTACCTAACTTCTGTATTCAACCTTAAGAGCTATACAGCTGCAACTATCATCAATGCCTTTAGTGGCACTATCAATTTCGGGACTTTCATCGCTGCTTTCCTCTGTGACACTTACTTTGGTCGCTACAAGACTCTCTGTTTCGCTGTCATCGCTTGTTTCATG GGATCGTTTGTGATACTACTGACTGCTGCAATTCCTTCATTGCACCCCGTTGCTTGCGGAAACAAAAGCACATGCGAAGGTCCAAGTGTGGGACAGATAATGTTCCTGCTcatgggtttagggtttcttgtGATAGGCGCTGGTGGTATCAGACCGTGTAATTTAGCGTTTGGTGCTGATCAGTTCAACCCCAAATCCGAATCAGGAAAGAAAGGAATCAACAGTTTCTTCAACTGGTATTTCTTCACGTTCACGTTTGCGCAGATCGTCTCACTCACACTAATTGTGTATATCCAGTCAAATGTGAGTTGGACCATCGGTTTGACTATCCCTGTGGTTCTTATGTTCTTGGCCTGCGTCATCTTCTTTGCTGGAGATAGATTGTATGTAAAAGTGAAAGCCTCGGGTAGTCCTTTGGCTGGTATTGCTCATGTTATAGCAGCCGCGATCAAGAAACGTGGTTTGAAGCCTGCTAAGCAGCCTTGGGTCGATCTTTACAACCACATCCCACGCAACTATGTAAACACTACTCTCAAATACACCGACCAGTTCAG GTTTCTAGACAAAGCAGCGATTAAGACCCCGGAGGACAAGTTGAACTCTGATGGAGCGGCTTCAGATCCATGGAAGCTATGCACGTTGCAGCAAGTGGAAGAAGTGAAGTGCATTGTTAGAGTGATCCCAATCTGGCTTGCTTCTTCGATATACTATCTTGCAATAAGTATGCAAATGACTTATCCTGTCTTCCAAGCACTCCAGAGCGACCGGCGTTTGGGTTCTGGTGGCTTCAGGATTCCGGGGGCAACCTATGTAGTGTTCTTAATGACGGGGATGACAATTTTCATCGTATTCTATGACCGTGTTCTTGTCCCGTCGCTCAGGAGAGTGACCGGGTTAGAAACTGGCATAACACTCTTACAAAGAATCGGAGCAGGGATTGTGTTTGCGATATTGAGTTTATTAGTGTCTGGATTTATAGAGGAAAGGAGAAGAACCTTTGCGCTGACAAAACCAACACTTGGGATGGCGCCTAGGACAGGAGAAATCTCTTCCATGTCAGCTATGTGGTTGATTCCGCAGCTAACACTTGCTGGCATAGCAGAAGCTTTTGCTGCCATTGGACAAATGGAGTTTTACTACAAGCAGTTTCCTGAAAACATGAGAAGCTTCGCCGGTTCTATCTTCTATATTGGTGGTGGGATTTCGAGTTACCTCGCTAGCTTCTTGATCTCAACTGTTCATCGAACAACTGAGCATTCACCTACAGGAAATTGGTTAGCTGAGGATCTGAACAAAGCCAAATTGGATTACTTCTATTTCATGCTCACGGGAATCATGGTCGTTAACTTGGGTTACTTCTTGTTGATGGCTAAATGGTATAGATACAAAGGCAGTAATGATGAAGACATCACTGAGATTGAGACCAGTGAAGAAGTGACCAAGAAACAGCAGCTACAAGACAAGGACTCTGTCTGA